The Cyanobacterium sp. T60_A2020_053 DNA segment GGGGAGTTAACACCACCCGGCATTAGTTTTTGGGCTTGGCTAAAGATTTCCTCTGATTTGGTGGTAATAAAAGATGTTGTAACCAAAATTATCTCCTTATTTATATCCTTCGATCTTTATTTCTTATCAATCTATCTATTTTACCTCGATCTGATTAAGGTCGCATCATCAAGAAAGTCAAGGATGAGGTGAAGGGCGCTAGACTACTAACAAATGATTTTCTTCTGCTTCTTTTATTCCCAAAACTTGATCTAGCTGACTCAATTCAAAAATAATTTTCACACTGGGGGAAACGTTAACAACACTGAGTTTTTTGCCCTGTTTTTGCGCTTCTTTGTAGGCAATAACTAACGCCATTAATCCAGCACTGTCTAAAAACTCTACCAAACTAAAATCAATAGTTATCATCCGACAAGAATCTTCTTGTAGTAGTTTAATCAAATCTTCTTGAAAAGAAGTGGCATTGACGGCGTAAATTTTTCCTGATGGCTGGTACATTACTTGTTTTTTCATTAATTATTTACTCCTTTTCAGTCTTGTTAAATTAATTTAATTCATTATGCCGTTATGATAACTCTTACTTTACGATAGTGGTCGTAATTTTGGGTAAAGGAATGTTTAAGGTTTATTTTAAACTTCAATTATCATCATCATAGTTCCATGTTAACCAGATATAGTGTAATCAATGTTACAGTCCCTTTCCATGAGCAATACTTCAACACAAATTAAAGCCTATGGTAGATTTTTTAGAAAAAATAATCAGGGCGAATTTCTAAACGATTGTGATTTTCATAACCTTTCATCCCCTTGGTATGAGTTAGTAAAAGCATGGCAAAAAGGATGTTTGAATTTATTTGGTTCTAACCTAATTTCTCTTTATTTGCGAGGTTCAATTCCCAGAGGTTTAGCCATAGAGAATTGCTCTGACTTAGATAGTATTGTGGTAGTTAAATCTAGTTTTTACCAAGAAAATATTGACAATTTTTATTTAGATATTTTTCATCAACAATTGCAATCAAAATTTACTTTTGCCGTGGTATCGAAACTCAAATTATCA contains these protein-coding regions:
- a CDS encoding STAS domain-containing protein, giving the protein MKKQVMYQPSGKIYAVNATSFQEDLIKLLQEDSCRMITIDFSLVEFLDSAGLMALVIAYKEAQKQGKKLSVVNVSPSVKIIFELSQLDQVLGIKEAEENHLLVV
- a CDS encoding nucleotidyltransferase domain-containing protein: MLQSLSMSNTSTQIKAYGRFFRKNNQGEFLNDCDFHNLSSPWYELVKAWQKGCLNLFGSNLISLYLRGSIPRGLAIENCSDLDSIVVVKSSFYQENIDNFYLDIFHQQLQSKFTFAVVSKLKLSPKKIFLILSLVGVLS